The following coding sequences are from one Macaca mulatta isolate MMU2019108-1 chromosome 7, T2T-MMU8v2.0, whole genome shotgun sequence window:
- the SEMA6D gene encoding semaphorin-6D isoform X5, whose translation MRVFLLCAYILLLMVSQLRAVSFPEDDEPLNTVDYHYSRQYPVFRGRPSGNESQHRLDFQLMLKIRDTLYIAGRDQVYTVNLNEMPKTEVIPSKKLTWRSRQQDRENCAMKGKHKDECHNFIKVFVPRNDEMVFVCGTNAFNPMCRYYRLSTLEYDGEEISGLARCPFDARQTNVALFADGKLYSATVADFLASDAVIYRSMGDGSALRTIKYDSKWIKEPHFLHAIEYGNYVYFFFREIAVEHNNLGKAVYSRVARICKNDMGGSQRVLEKHWTSFLKARLNCSVPGDSFFYFDVLQSITDIIQINGIPTVVGVFTTQLNSIPGSAVCAFSMDDIEKVFKGRFKEQKTPDSVWTAVPEDKVPKPRPGCCAKHGLAEAYKTSIDFPDETLSFIKSHPLMDSAVPPIADEPWFTKTRVRYRLTAIAVDHSAGPYQNYTVIFVGSEAGVVLKVLAKTSPFSLNDSVLLEEIEAYNHAKCSAENEEDKKVISLQLDKDHHALYVAFSSCVVRIPLSRCERYGSCKKSCIASRDPYCGWLSQGSCGRVTPGMLLLTEDLFAFHNHSAEGYEQDTEFGNTAHLGDCHEILPTSTTPDYKIFGGPTSGVRWEVQSGESNQMVHMNVLITCVFAAFVLGAFIAGVAVYCYRDMFVRKNRKIHKDAESAQSCTDSSGSFAKLNGLFDSPVKEYQQNIDSPKLYSNLLTSRKELPPNGDTKSMVMDHRGQPPELAALPTPESTPVLHQKTLQAMKSHSEKAHGHGASRKETPQFFPSSPPPHSPLSHGHIPSAIVLPNATHDYNTSFSNSNAHKAEKKLQNIDHPLTKSSSKRDHRRSVDSRNTLNDLLKHLNDPNSNPKAIMGDIQMAHQNLMLDPVGSMSEVPPKVPNREASLYSPPSTLPRNSPTKRVDVPTTPGVPMTSLERQRGYHKNSSQRHSISAMPKNLNSPNGVLLSRQPSMNRGGYMPTPTGAKVDYIQGTPVSVHLQPSLSRQSSYTSNGTLPRTGLKRTPSLKPDVPPKPSFVPQTPSVRPLNKYTY comes from the exons AAACTGACATGGCGATCAAGACAACAGGATCGAGAAAACTGTGCTATGAAAGGCAAGCATAAA GATGAATGCCACAACTTTATCAAAGTATTTGTTCCAAGAAACGATGAGATGGTTTTTGTTTGTGGTACCAATGCATTCAATCCCATGTGTAGATACTACAGG ttgaGTACCTTAGAATATGATGGGGAAGAAATTAGTGGCCTGGCAAGATGCCCATTTGATGCCAGACAAACCAATGTTGCCCTCTTTGCTG ATGGGAAGCTGTATTCTGCTACAGTGGCTGACTTCTTGGCCAGTGATGCCGTTATTTATCGAAGCATGGGTGATGGATCTGCCCTCCGCACAATAAAATATGATTCCAAATGGATAAAAG agCCACACTTTCTTCATGCCATAGAATACGGAAACtatgtctatttcttctttcgaGAAATTGCTGTCGAACATAATAATTTAGGCAAG GCTGTGTATTCCCGCGTGGCCCGCATCTGTAAAAACGACATGGGTGGCTCCCAGCGGGTCCTGGAGAAACACTGgacttcatttctgaaggctcggCTGAACTGTTCTGTCCCTGGAGATTCGTTTTTCTACTTTGATGTTCTGCAGTCTATTACAGACATAATACAAATCAATGGCATCCCCACTGTGGTCGGGGTGTTTACCACACAGCTCAACAG cATCCCTGGTTCCGCTGTCTGTGCATTTAGCATGGATGACATTGAAAAAGTATTCAAAGGACGGTTTAAGGAACAGAAAACTCCAGATTCTGTTTGGACAGCAGTTCCCGAAGACAAAGTCCCAAAGCCAAG GCCTGGCTGTTGTGCAAAACACGGCCTCGCTGAAGCTTATAAAACCTCCATCGATTTCCCGGATGAAACCCTGTCATTCATCAAATCTCATCCTCTGATGGACTCTGCTGTTCCACCCATTGCCGATGAGCCCTGGTTCACAAAGACTCGGGTCAG GTACAGACTGACAGCCATCGCAGTGGACCATTCTGCCGGACCCTACCAGAACTACACAGTCATCTTTGTTGGCTCTGAAGCTGGCGTGGTACTTAAAGTTCTGGCAAAGACCAGTCCTTTCTCTTTGAACGACAGCGTGTTACTGGAAGAGATTGAAGCCTACAACCATGCAAA GTGCAGTGCTGAGAATGAGGAAGACAAAAAGGTCATCTCATTACAGTTGGATAAAGATCACCACGCTTTATATGTGGCATTCTCTAGCTGCGTTGTCCGCATCCCCCTCAGTCGCTGTGAGCGTTATGGATCATGTAAAAA GTCTTGTATTGCATCTCGTGACCCGTATTGTGGCTGGTTAAGCCAGGGATCCTGTGGTAGAGTGACCCCAGGGATGCT GCTGTTAACCGAAGACTTGTTTGCTTTCCATAACCACAGTGCTGAAGGATACGAGCAAGACACAGAATTCGGCAACACAGCTCATCTAGGGGACTGCCATG AAATTTTGCCTACTTCAACTACACCAGATTACAAAATATTTGGCGGTCCAACATCTg GTGTACGATGGGAAGTGCAGTCTGGAGAGTCCAACCAGATGGTCCACATGAACGTCCTCATCACCTGTGTCTTTGCTGCTTTTGTTTTGGGGGCATTCATTGCAGGTGTGGCAGTATACTGCTATCGAGACATGTTTGTTCGGAAAAACAGAAAGATCCATAAAGATGCAGAGTCCGCCCAGTCGTGCACAGACTCCAGTGGAAGTTTTGCCAAACTGAATGGTCTCTTTGACAGCCCTGTCAAGGAATACCAACAGAATATCGATTCTCCTAAACTGTATAGTAACCTGCTGACCAGTCGGAAAGAGCTCCCACCCAATGGAGATACTAAATCCATGGTAATGGACCATCGAGGGCAACCTCCAGAGCTGGCTGCTCTTCCCACTCCTGAGTCTACACCCGTGCTTCACCAGAAGACCCTGCAGGCCATGAAAAGCCACTCAGAAAAGGCCCATGGCCATGGGGCTTCAAGGAAAGAAACCCCTCAGTTTTTTCCCTCTAGTCCGCCGCCTCATTCCCCATTAAGTCATGGGCATATCCCCAGCGCCATTGTTCTTCCAAATGCTACCCATGACTACAACACGTCTTTCTCAAACTCCAACGCTCACAAAGCTGAAAAGAAGCTTCAAAACATTGATCACCCTCTTACAAAGTCATCCAGTAAGAGAGATCACCGGCGTTCTGTCGATTCCAGAAATACCCTCAATGACCTCCTGAAGCATCTGAATGACCCAAATAGTAACCCCAAAGCCATCATGGGAGACATCCAAATGGCACACCAGAACTTAATGCTGGATCCCGTGGGATCGATGTCTGAGGTCCCACCTAAAGTCCCTAACCGGGAGGCATCGCTATACTCCCCTCCTTCAACTCTCCCCAGAAATAGCCCAACCAAGCGAGTGGATGTCCCCACCACTCCTGGAGTCCCAATGACTTCTCTGGAAAGACAAAGGGGTTATCACAAAAATTCCTCCCAGAGGCACTCTATATCTGCTATGCCTAAAAACTTAAACTCACCAAATGGCGTTTTGTTATCCAGACAGCCTAGTATGAACCGTGGAGGATATATGCCCACCCCCACTGGGGCGAAGGTGGACTATATTCAGGGGACACCAGTGAGTGTTCATCTGCAGCCTTCCCTCTCCAGACAGAGCAGCTACACCAGTAATGGCACTCTTCCTAGGACGGGACTAAAGAGGACGCCGTCCTTAAAACCTGACGTGCCACCAAAGCCTTCCTTTGTTCCTCAAACCCCATCTGTCAGACCACTGAACAAATACACATACTAG
- the SEMA6D gene encoding semaphorin-6D isoform X3, whose product MRVFLLCAYILLLMVSQLRAVSFPEDDEPLNTVDYHYSRQYPVFRGRPSGNESQHRLDFQLMLKIRDTLYIAGRDQVYTVNLNEMPKTEVIPSKKLTWRSRQQDRENCAMKGKHKDECHNFIKVFVPRNDEMVFVCGTNAFNPMCRYYRLSTLEYDGEEISGLARCPFDARQTNVALFADGKLYSATVADFLASDAVIYRSMGDGSALRTIKYDSKWIKEPHFLHAIEYGNYVYFFFREIAVEHNNLGKAVYSRVARICKNDMGGSQRVLEKHWTSFLKARLNCSVPGDSFFYFDVLQSITDIIQINGIPTVVGVFTTQLNSIPGSAVCAFSMDDIEKVFKGRFKEQKTPDSVWTAVPEDKVPKPRPGCCAKHGLAEAYKTSIDFPDETLSFIKSHPLMDSAVPPIADEPWFTKTRVRYRLTAIAVDHSAGPYQNYTVIFVGSEAGVVLKVLAKTSPFSLNDSVLLEEIEAYNHAKCSAENEEDKKVISLQLDKDHHALYVAFSSCVVRIPLSRCERYGSCKKSCIASRDPYCGWLSQGSCGRVTPGMLLLTEDLFAFHNHSAEGYEQDTEFGNTAHLGDCHDMEVSSSSVTTMASIPEITPKVIDTWRPKLTSSRKFVVQDDPNTSDFTDPLSGIPKGVRWEVQSGESNQMVHMNVLITCVFAAFVLGAFIAGVAVYCYRDMFVRKNRKIHKDAESAQSCTDSSGSFAKLNGLFDSPVKEYQQNIDSPKLYSNLLTSRKELPPNGDTKSMVMDHRGQPPELAALPTPESTPVLHQKTLQAMKSHSEKAHGHGASRKETPQFFPSSPPPHSPLSHGHIPSAIVLPNATHDYNTSFSNSNAHKAEKKLQNIDHPLTKSSSKRDHRRSVDSRNTLNDLLKHLNDPNSNPKAIMGDIQMAHQNLMLDPVGSMSEVPPKVPNREASLYSPPSTLPRNSPTKRVDVPTTPGVPMTSLERQRGYHKNSSQRHSISAMPKNLNSPNGVLLSRQPSMNRGGYMPTPTGAKVDYIQGTPVSVHLQPSLSRQSSYTSNGTLPRTGLKRTPSLKPDVPPKPSFVPQTPSVRPLNKYTY is encoded by the exons AAACTGACATGGCGATCAAGACAACAGGATCGAGAAAACTGTGCTATGAAAGGCAAGCATAAA GATGAATGCCACAACTTTATCAAAGTATTTGTTCCAAGAAACGATGAGATGGTTTTTGTTTGTGGTACCAATGCATTCAATCCCATGTGTAGATACTACAGG ttgaGTACCTTAGAATATGATGGGGAAGAAATTAGTGGCCTGGCAAGATGCCCATTTGATGCCAGACAAACCAATGTTGCCCTCTTTGCTG ATGGGAAGCTGTATTCTGCTACAGTGGCTGACTTCTTGGCCAGTGATGCCGTTATTTATCGAAGCATGGGTGATGGATCTGCCCTCCGCACAATAAAATATGATTCCAAATGGATAAAAG agCCACACTTTCTTCATGCCATAGAATACGGAAACtatgtctatttcttctttcgaGAAATTGCTGTCGAACATAATAATTTAGGCAAG GCTGTGTATTCCCGCGTGGCCCGCATCTGTAAAAACGACATGGGTGGCTCCCAGCGGGTCCTGGAGAAACACTGgacttcatttctgaaggctcggCTGAACTGTTCTGTCCCTGGAGATTCGTTTTTCTACTTTGATGTTCTGCAGTCTATTACAGACATAATACAAATCAATGGCATCCCCACTGTGGTCGGGGTGTTTACCACACAGCTCAACAG cATCCCTGGTTCCGCTGTCTGTGCATTTAGCATGGATGACATTGAAAAAGTATTCAAAGGACGGTTTAAGGAACAGAAAACTCCAGATTCTGTTTGGACAGCAGTTCCCGAAGACAAAGTCCCAAAGCCAAG GCCTGGCTGTTGTGCAAAACACGGCCTCGCTGAAGCTTATAAAACCTCCATCGATTTCCCGGATGAAACCCTGTCATTCATCAAATCTCATCCTCTGATGGACTCTGCTGTTCCACCCATTGCCGATGAGCCCTGGTTCACAAAGACTCGGGTCAG GTACAGACTGACAGCCATCGCAGTGGACCATTCTGCCGGACCCTACCAGAACTACACAGTCATCTTTGTTGGCTCTGAAGCTGGCGTGGTACTTAAAGTTCTGGCAAAGACCAGTCCTTTCTCTTTGAACGACAGCGTGTTACTGGAAGAGATTGAAGCCTACAACCATGCAAA GTGCAGTGCTGAGAATGAGGAAGACAAAAAGGTCATCTCATTACAGTTGGATAAAGATCACCACGCTTTATATGTGGCATTCTCTAGCTGCGTTGTCCGCATCCCCCTCAGTCGCTGTGAGCGTTATGGATCATGTAAAAA GTCTTGTATTGCATCTCGTGACCCGTATTGTGGCTGGTTAAGCCAGGGATCCTGTGGTAGAGTGACCCCAGGGATGCT GCTGTTAACCGAAGACTTGTTTGCTTTCCATAACCACAGTGCTGAAGGATACGAGCAAGACACAGAATTCGGCAACACAGCTCATCTAGGGGACTGCCATG ACATGGAGGTATCTTCATCTTCTGTTACCACAATGGCAAGTATCCCAGAAATCACACCTAAAGTGATTGATACCTGGAGACCTAAACTGACAAGCTCTCGGAAATTTGTAGTTCAAGATGATCCAAACACTTCTGATTTTACTGATCCTTTATCGGGTATCCCAAAGG GTGTACGATGGGAAGTGCAGTCTGGAGAGTCCAACCAGATGGTCCACATGAACGTCCTCATCACCTGTGTCTTTGCTGCTTTTGTTTTGGGGGCATTCATTGCAGGTGTGGCAGTATACTGCTATCGAGACATGTTTGTTCGGAAAAACAGAAAGATCCATAAAGATGCAGAGTCCGCCCAGTCGTGCACAGACTCCAGTGGAAGTTTTGCCAAACTGAATGGTCTCTTTGACAGCCCTGTCAAGGAATACCAACAGAATATCGATTCTCCTAAACTGTATAGTAACCTGCTGACCAGTCGGAAAGAGCTCCCACCCAATGGAGATACTAAATCCATGGTAATGGACCATCGAGGGCAACCTCCAGAGCTGGCTGCTCTTCCCACTCCTGAGTCTACACCCGTGCTTCACCAGAAGACCCTGCAGGCCATGAAAAGCCACTCAGAAAAGGCCCATGGCCATGGGGCTTCAAGGAAAGAAACCCCTCAGTTTTTTCCCTCTAGTCCGCCGCCTCATTCCCCATTAAGTCATGGGCATATCCCCAGCGCCATTGTTCTTCCAAATGCTACCCATGACTACAACACGTCTTTCTCAAACTCCAACGCTCACAAAGCTGAAAAGAAGCTTCAAAACATTGATCACCCTCTTACAAAGTCATCCAGTAAGAGAGATCACCGGCGTTCTGTCGATTCCAGAAATACCCTCAATGACCTCCTGAAGCATCTGAATGACCCAAATAGTAACCCCAAAGCCATCATGGGAGACATCCAAATGGCACACCAGAACTTAATGCTGGATCCCGTGGGATCGATGTCTGAGGTCCCACCTAAAGTCCCTAACCGGGAGGCATCGCTATACTCCCCTCCTTCAACTCTCCCCAGAAATAGCCCAACCAAGCGAGTGGATGTCCCCACCACTCCTGGAGTCCCAATGACTTCTCTGGAAAGACAAAGGGGTTATCACAAAAATTCCTCCCAGAGGCACTCTATATCTGCTATGCCTAAAAACTTAAACTCACCAAATGGCGTTTTGTTATCCAGACAGCCTAGTATGAACCGTGGAGGATATATGCCCACCCCCACTGGGGCGAAGGTGGACTATATTCAGGGGACACCAGTGAGTGTTCATCTGCAGCCTTCCCTCTCCAGACAGAGCAGCTACACCAGTAATGGCACTCTTCCTAGGACGGGACTAAAGAGGACGCCGTCCTTAAAACCTGACGTGCCACCAAAGCCTTCCTTTGTTCCTCAAACCCCATCTGTCAGACCACTGAACAAATACACATACTAG
- the SEMA6D gene encoding semaphorin-6D isoform X1, whose product MRVFLLCAYILLLMVSQLRAVSFPEDDEPLNTVDYHYSRQYPVFRGRPSGNESQHRLDFQLMLKIRDTLYIAGRDQVYTVNLNEMPKTEVIPSKKLTWRSRQQDRENCAMKGKHKDECHNFIKVFVPRNDEMVFVCGTNAFNPMCRYYRLSTLEYDGEEISGLARCPFDARQTNVALFADGKLYSATVADFLASDAVIYRSMGDGSALRTIKYDSKWIKEPHFLHAIEYGNYVYFFFREIAVEHNNLGKAVYSRVARICKNDMGGSQRVLEKHWTSFLKARLNCSVPGDSFFYFDVLQSITDIIQINGIPTVVGVFTTQLNSIPGSAVCAFSMDDIEKVFKGRFKEQKTPDSVWTAVPEDKVPKPRPGCCAKHGLAEAYKTSIDFPDETLSFIKSHPLMDSAVPPIADEPWFTKTRVRYRLTAIAVDHSAGPYQNYTVIFVGSEAGVVLKVLAKTSPFSLNDSVLLEEIEAYNHAKCSAENEEDKKVISLQLDKDHHALYVAFSSCVVRIPLSRCERYGSCKKSCIASRDPYCGWLSQGSCGRVTPGMLLLTEDLFAFHNHSAEGYEQDTEFGNTAHLGDCHEILPTSTTPDYKIFGGPTSDMEVSSSSVTTMASIPEITPKVIDTWRPKLTSSRKFVVQDDPNTSDFTDPLSGIPKGVRWEVQSGESNQMVHMNVLITCVFAAFVLGAFIAGVAVYCYRDMFVRKNRKIHKDAESAQSCTDSSGSFAKLNGLFDSPVKEYQQNIDSPKLYSNLLTSRKELPPNGDTKSMVMDHRGQPPELAALPTPESTPVLHQKTLQAMKSHSEKAHGHGASRKETPQFFPSSPPPHSPLSHGHIPSAIVLPNATHDYNTSFSNSNAHKAEKKLQNIDHPLTKSSSKRDHRRSVDSRNTLNDLLKHLNDPNSNPKAIMGDIQMAHQNLMLDPVGSMSEVPPKVPNREASLYSPPSTLPRNSPTKRVDVPTTPGVPMTSLERQRGYHKNSSQRHSISAMPKNLNSPNGVLLSRQPSMNRGGYMPTPTGAKVDYIQGTPVSVHLQPSLSRQSSYTSNGTLPRTGLKRTPSLKPDVPPKPSFVPQTPSVRPLNKYTY is encoded by the exons AAACTGACATGGCGATCAAGACAACAGGATCGAGAAAACTGTGCTATGAAAGGCAAGCATAAA GATGAATGCCACAACTTTATCAAAGTATTTGTTCCAAGAAACGATGAGATGGTTTTTGTTTGTGGTACCAATGCATTCAATCCCATGTGTAGATACTACAGG ttgaGTACCTTAGAATATGATGGGGAAGAAATTAGTGGCCTGGCAAGATGCCCATTTGATGCCAGACAAACCAATGTTGCCCTCTTTGCTG ATGGGAAGCTGTATTCTGCTACAGTGGCTGACTTCTTGGCCAGTGATGCCGTTATTTATCGAAGCATGGGTGATGGATCTGCCCTCCGCACAATAAAATATGATTCCAAATGGATAAAAG agCCACACTTTCTTCATGCCATAGAATACGGAAACtatgtctatttcttctttcgaGAAATTGCTGTCGAACATAATAATTTAGGCAAG GCTGTGTATTCCCGCGTGGCCCGCATCTGTAAAAACGACATGGGTGGCTCCCAGCGGGTCCTGGAGAAACACTGgacttcatttctgaaggctcggCTGAACTGTTCTGTCCCTGGAGATTCGTTTTTCTACTTTGATGTTCTGCAGTCTATTACAGACATAATACAAATCAATGGCATCCCCACTGTGGTCGGGGTGTTTACCACACAGCTCAACAG cATCCCTGGTTCCGCTGTCTGTGCATTTAGCATGGATGACATTGAAAAAGTATTCAAAGGACGGTTTAAGGAACAGAAAACTCCAGATTCTGTTTGGACAGCAGTTCCCGAAGACAAAGTCCCAAAGCCAAG GCCTGGCTGTTGTGCAAAACACGGCCTCGCTGAAGCTTATAAAACCTCCATCGATTTCCCGGATGAAACCCTGTCATTCATCAAATCTCATCCTCTGATGGACTCTGCTGTTCCACCCATTGCCGATGAGCCCTGGTTCACAAAGACTCGGGTCAG GTACAGACTGACAGCCATCGCAGTGGACCATTCTGCCGGACCCTACCAGAACTACACAGTCATCTTTGTTGGCTCTGAAGCTGGCGTGGTACTTAAAGTTCTGGCAAAGACCAGTCCTTTCTCTTTGAACGACAGCGTGTTACTGGAAGAGATTGAAGCCTACAACCATGCAAA GTGCAGTGCTGAGAATGAGGAAGACAAAAAGGTCATCTCATTACAGTTGGATAAAGATCACCACGCTTTATATGTGGCATTCTCTAGCTGCGTTGTCCGCATCCCCCTCAGTCGCTGTGAGCGTTATGGATCATGTAAAAA GTCTTGTATTGCATCTCGTGACCCGTATTGTGGCTGGTTAAGCCAGGGATCCTGTGGTAGAGTGACCCCAGGGATGCT GCTGTTAACCGAAGACTTGTTTGCTTTCCATAACCACAGTGCTGAAGGATACGAGCAAGACACAGAATTCGGCAACACAGCTCATCTAGGGGACTGCCATG AAATTTTGCCTACTTCAACTACACCAGATTACAAAATATTTGGCGGTCCAACATCTg ACATGGAGGTATCTTCATCTTCTGTTACCACAATGGCAAGTATCCCAGAAATCACACCTAAAGTGATTGATACCTGGAGACCTAAACTGACAAGCTCTCGGAAATTTGTAGTTCAAGATGATCCAAACACTTCTGATTTTACTGATCCTTTATCGGGTATCCCAAAGG GTGTACGATGGGAAGTGCAGTCTGGAGAGTCCAACCAGATGGTCCACATGAACGTCCTCATCACCTGTGTCTTTGCTGCTTTTGTTTTGGGGGCATTCATTGCAGGTGTGGCAGTATACTGCTATCGAGACATGTTTGTTCGGAAAAACAGAAAGATCCATAAAGATGCAGAGTCCGCCCAGTCGTGCACAGACTCCAGTGGAAGTTTTGCCAAACTGAATGGTCTCTTTGACAGCCCTGTCAAGGAATACCAACAGAATATCGATTCTCCTAAACTGTATAGTAACCTGCTGACCAGTCGGAAAGAGCTCCCACCCAATGGAGATACTAAATCCATGGTAATGGACCATCGAGGGCAACCTCCAGAGCTGGCTGCTCTTCCCACTCCTGAGTCTACACCCGTGCTTCACCAGAAGACCCTGCAGGCCATGAAAAGCCACTCAGAAAAGGCCCATGGCCATGGGGCTTCAAGGAAAGAAACCCCTCAGTTTTTTCCCTCTAGTCCGCCGCCTCATTCCCCATTAAGTCATGGGCATATCCCCAGCGCCATTGTTCTTCCAAATGCTACCCATGACTACAACACGTCTTTCTCAAACTCCAACGCTCACAAAGCTGAAAAGAAGCTTCAAAACATTGATCACCCTCTTACAAAGTCATCCAGTAAGAGAGATCACCGGCGTTCTGTCGATTCCAGAAATACCCTCAATGACCTCCTGAAGCATCTGAATGACCCAAATAGTAACCCCAAAGCCATCATGGGAGACATCCAAATGGCACACCAGAACTTAATGCTGGATCCCGTGGGATCGATGTCTGAGGTCCCACCTAAAGTCCCTAACCGGGAGGCATCGCTATACTCCCCTCCTTCAACTCTCCCCAGAAATAGCCCAACCAAGCGAGTGGATGTCCCCACCACTCCTGGAGTCCCAATGACTTCTCTGGAAAGACAAAGGGGTTATCACAAAAATTCCTCCCAGAGGCACTCTATATCTGCTATGCCTAAAAACTTAAACTCACCAAATGGCGTTTTGTTATCCAGACAGCCTAGTATGAACCGTGGAGGATATATGCCCACCCCCACTGGGGCGAAGGTGGACTATATTCAGGGGACACCAGTGAGTGTTCATCTGCAGCCTTCCCTCTCCAGACAGAGCAGCTACACCAGTAATGGCACTCTTCCTAGGACGGGACTAAAGAGGACGCCGTCCTTAAAACCTGACGTGCCACCAAAGCCTTCCTTTGTTCCTCAAACCCCATCTGTCAGACCACTGAACAAATACACATACTAG